The Hippoglossus stenolepis isolate QCI-W04-F060 chromosome 1, HSTE1.2, whole genome shotgun sequence DNA segment aatttgttttcagtgagaaGAAAAGCACTTCCTGTCTTGTTCTCTGGTGGGATGTtggttctctgtgtttgtatctgttgaCCTCTCTGACCCAAGCCACAGAACTGGGAATATGTTCAGtcagaccttttttttcttcagttttttctcTATTACTATTTTTCAGACCATTTCTAGCTGTAATCTGgctcttttttttgtatattactTCTTTATCTAAGCAGGAAATCGCTCAATTTACAGACTTTTCAAAAAGAGACCAGCTCCAAATAGAACATGACACTGAGGtttaaaacatagaaaacaaacTTATAATGATTTAgatcaaatatgaagaaaaagacaatcaCTAAACCTTGAATATCGGGTTAATGTTTGATTGATAgaatatatgaaaatgaaatatgaaaatgtatgtgtgtgtgtgtgcagagaggcGATTAGCAGACTGTGCGAGAGGACGTCAGCCAAGACAGCAGTGAAAACTAAAACGGTatgacgcacacacatacacacgcacacgacacacacacacacacacagacacacactgagtaaCAGTGATTTTTGTCCTCATCAGTCTGTGTACAAGGGGCCGTCGGCTGTTCTTGGTCGGATGAACCTGCAGTTTTCTGGGCGCAGGATCATCGTCACCGTCTCCACAGACAGCGTGACTCTGATCACCGCCTCCTCCTCACAGGTGACAGCTTCACACACATGAACCAAATTCGAACTGTCATGCATCAGAAGTATAGACGTATTGAAAACCAAccctgttttcttcttcctttcttctcttcctcagaAGATCGCCCACCACCCCATGCAGGCCATTTCATTTGCCTCGGGAGGAGAACCAGTATGTTCCTTTCCTCACATGTCATATGTTTAAcatgggaacacacacacacataatttgattgtgtttgattACTACTTGGTTCGCTGCCATTTGttaagtatttatttgtatttcctgCCTCTTGATCTTTTTAAGCTTTTATTCGGCTCTGGAAGATCAGAGTCTATTTTTATCAGAGCAACTAAAAAGGAAATATTTGACTTAAGTGGAAGATTTTAGTCCTGATTGCAAACTTAAGAGAAGAAGATGTTTTTGATCTAAAAATCGCTCTTAAAGTTAAAAGAGCACCAGATGTTGAGAAGGAAACAGATGCAGACATGCACTGTTCTGtttaaaaataactgtaaaaGATATCTGCGTTAATAATAGTAGAATAGGTTTTACGtacttttgatatttgtttaaacatttaataatttgtttttcttttattgcattTATGAGGATGAAAGGAAACATTGTCTGAACATAACAAATTATGcatgttataaatatatatgatagacctatatatgtatataaatagtTGTTTAGTTTAGAAAATGAGGTATTTGCAAAAGAAAGAACATATGTATTATTAGTCTTATGAGGACTTGAGTTGAGGAATGCTCTAACGAGTCACTTGATAATTGTGTCTCATATATTTTTCATACTCAGTAAATATCTGCTCTATTCTTAAGTTGTCTCTTCGGAGCATTCGACAAATACACGCGCATCAAATCCAGAAATCCTCTCCTTTGGCTTGATGCGACAGTCAAAGCCTGCAGGAGCTTTCATGAGCTTCACACCTCGTCCCGACTGTTTCACACTAATAACTCTACTGTCCCGCCTGTTCCCTCCAGGCCCACATTAATTCCATGTGACAGAACTTGGGTTTTTCACCCTCATGAATGAATACACGCTCTATCggaaaaaatggaaaatcaatGCAGCTCTGTTAATGTCAGTGCAGCCAACAGGAAGTGTCAGTTATTAGCCGCTGTCTGGGTCAGACCCTGGTTAATAAACAGTTTGGATACTGTGAGGTTGCAATGGCCAAAGATTAGAGGGAGTGGGGCGGTAGTTTCTCTTCTGGGGGGAACAACACTGGCGAAAGCTCTGGACGGGATTATGGCTCGCTGTTTAATTAATTAGCTGCAATAATCTTGTCGTGTGCTCTAAGCCTCGCCGAGTTGTATCGGACGCGTGGAAGATAGCGAGGGAATTAAAATCAATCTGCCACCGAGGCTTTATGGTGAAACAGCTGAGTCTGCTCTTGTGTCAGAGAACCACTGATAAGGAGTGAATTCATTAAACAGTGATTACACACGAATCACCAGTCACTGGAAATGTCCGCTTTGGTTTTCAGTGATTCGGTGATAAAATTATGAATGGAGCAGCTGATTACAGATGCTAAAGCCCTTGACATGTACAGGTTGTAAACTGaactgcacaacaacacagtcGGGAGGTTTAttatcacagacacagacaaaaacacattcattctttAACAATTGAAAGTTCTATTAAAGGGcgaaaataataaaaaaaacaccccagCTCAATTTAATATAGGAAATATTCAAAGTTTTTTAACTGGTgtgactgtgaataaagatgggcgacatgaCAGcgcccaaaaagtgaagccaaagagttacaatcaccacctggtggctggctgcagtataggtcataaatcacaactcctccatgttagtggatgaaaCACAGGCCAAGCTTATAAGTCAGAGTACACgtcaaatataaaaagaaattcaGAGACGGTTTATTTCATGTccggtagttcttatcacactgacggatgttcagatgtaaatttttcatttgaataagtTATGTGAGACTATAAAAGTATATGGGTCAGAATAGTACAAGAATAAAAGTCATAatacaatgagaaaaaaagtataataatatgagaataaagttgtaatgttATGAAGATAAAGTCCTAATTTTACAACTTTActcttgtaatattacgactttattctcaaaatgggggaaaaaaacatttttgatgtttggtgttttttctggatagtgggaggaagaaagattttattctTTACATCTAACTCTCGGCAAGAATGCAGATATAAGTGTATTTTCATATTGTCTCTTGTCTCTAGGATTAGTTGCACATGACACTCCCCATACAAACTTTACAGTGATTCTGTTTATTACTTCCATGAATACAAACTTCATCATGGCTTCATTTCTGACTTGAAGATTCAAATTTACTGTTCAGCTGCATTTTGCatattattttttgtcattttctttacaGGACGTGGTCGATTACATCGCTTACGTTGCCAAAGACCTCACCAATCAGAGAGGTAGGCAGAAGCTTGGTGCTCCTCTCATAGCTTATCATTAGGATGAATTGCGCCTCCATTGGATTTGCTGAATTTGTCGTGTAATTGCAAATGCGATGACAcgatatctctctctctgtcgctgtcAGCGTGTCACATCCTGGAGTGTCCGCAGGGTCGGGCCTGCGAGCTCATCAACAGCATCGGTCAGGCCTTTGAGAATCGTTTCCACCAACTCCTCAGCCACACCCCTTCGCTCCTCTGCACCGATCCCAGGTCGTCCCTCTGTGCACTGTAGCTGTATCTAACTAATGTGACACAATGAACTAACACACATTTAATACACTGCATAGTTCACCCATCTGATCAGAGGTGCAGTTTAGTAATGCCTCACCATACATTTGCTTTTATCATAGTAAATGTAGAACTTCTAGAGTTTGGTCCAGACTTTTCTCATATTTCTGTTCGGCTGAAAATAAGTTTGATCAGTTAATTTATCGAGAATCTAATTATTTTACTAATCTGTTGTTTGAGTCATTTTTTAAGCAACAATTTGAAACATTTACTTGTTCAAAAGCTTCACAAATGTGGGTGTTAAAGTGTGTCAGTAGGTATTCAGTGAAGAAGTCCTAGTTTGGAGTTTTGTCCTCAGTTGGACaaaagaaacagtttgaatATGTTAGTTTGGGCTTTGATAATTAGTGACGAGCATTTGTCATAATTCTGTACATTTCACACCCAAAACGATTCGTGGATTAActgatcaataatgaaaattattAATTTTCAGCTGTTCATCAGTGTTCACAAACTAATTCCAAGAAATCTGTGCTTTTACGTGTTACGTgttgctgtatgtgtgtgtctgtgtgcgtgtgcgtgtgcgtgtgtgtgaggttaaCATCCTGTGCCTCGCTGGTTGCAGGTCAGCAGTGAGAATCAGTAACGATTGGACAGAGGAGACAACAACAGAGCAGGAGGTCAAACAGGAAGGTGAAGCCCATGAGCACTGTGACTATTACAATGTGATCCCAGGAAAGACGCCCCCTCCTGGTGGGATAGAGGACCTGCGCATCACAAGGGAGGAGAGCAAGCAAGATGCTGACATTCAAGAGGTATTTAAAAGGCTGTTGGTGCTGCTAATTCATTTCAATCGAGAAAACCAACCACTTTGTCATAAccactttatttataacagacAATATGTTTCattcagtgtgacagtgtgactTTTGGGGTGTTGTACAGGAGGTGTAACCCCCCAATCGCCTTGTAAATCACATCCTAACATCAATTTTCACACATATTTACatactaatacacacacacacacacacacacacacacacgcacacgcacaaacacacatagacacacacacacacagggagatctgtgtcttgtgtctatGACTCATCTCGTGCTGTTGCAGGTCTGTTTGCCTCGGCCTGTTTCACTGTATGAGAACTGCTCCATCACAGAAGAAACTCCAGCTCCAACTAGAGGTGAAAATCATCACTATATTTCCAGTCTTACTCCCAAACCACAATATCTCCTGTACACTGAACTGTATCTGCataagaaaacagtaaaaaaaaatctatttaaatctgaaatatatatatatattatttattctaataaaatgttggtgcagatccagggactttttaaaaatcactttctttaacattgtgagatctgGCATTTTACAACATTTCAACAATCTGCCAAGGAAAAATTCATTGCTCTTCATAAAAATTAATTTGACACCAATGAAGTGCTGCTTGATTGATTctaaggggactgctgggccttggctgTGATATGTTCTCTACTGAGTGATGTTGTAGTTAAAGATATAGTAAAATAAACCAAGATATAAACCTGGTTGGTGCGACTGACTTCCTGTGTCTCCATGAACTCAGTGGGATGTGAGGTCAGTGGACagtgctctcctctctctgagtCACTGATCCAGGACCTGATCCAGGAGGAAGGCTGGTTCCACGGCAGGTATGAATAACCAACTTGAACATGTCTGTCTGCTggtgtgtttctccctcttctACTCCCAGTAACGTTGTGTCCTTCCACCCAGTTTGGGACGAAAGCAGGCAGAGTCCCTCCTCACCTGCAGTGGGGACTTCCTGGTCAGAGAGAGCAGCTCTGCGTCTGGTCAGTACGTCCTCAGCGGTATGGAGGGAGCCACCGTGCGGCACCTGCTGCTGATCGACCCCCATGGAAAGGTAAAGGTGCGAGTTTGAACGCAGGAGGACGACCGACCGGCAGCTGGCTTACACTCTGTTCTTTCTGTGCGAGCAGGTGCGGACCCGTGATCAGGTGTTTCTGAGTGTCGGTCACCTGGTGCGGTTCCATATGGAGAACCAGACGCCCATCGTCTCTGGAAGCagcgagctgctgctgaagcagCCGATCCTGCAAAGACACTGATGCACATTCATAGGCTCCGTAGTCACACGTGCAGACATTAGCCTTCAGCACTGGTGGGTCTCAGCGTTTTTGTGAGATGAGGGACAatgtaccaaaaaaaaaaactaaaacctttaaACACTTTTAGCTCCTTGACAatttcaacatgtgaacatcCAGCACTTTCcacagtattttattatttggcCATGAAAACACATGTGTTGTATATGTTCAGTGAATAGTTCCTGAAAGTAAACTTGTGCCTCTCCCTGGGTTGAGAACAGCTGCTGGCCTGCAgagcctcctctctctgtctcaggaTGAATTTGTTGGTGTTTACTCAAAGTCCAAGCACAATCACTGGTGTCGGGAGGAACTGAGCAGGATGTTGGCAGATGTTCagattcactttctttacatgCTCAACTCATCTTTCAttcgttttttgttttgatttgttattcTTCTGTGTTCCTGCCTTTCTTTAAACTTGAAAACCACTTTTCTGTTACTTTCTGAATATGGAGTTCAAATACTCTTAGTAACCAGCCGCAGAATTGCAGTCCAGTCTCAGATAAGCTGgtaaatatcaaataataacGTTTTTGTTGCCCATTCATTGTAGTTTAATACATCTTTAGTTCTGTTTCACAATAACAGATATTTCTCTCTTGGTGTCTCTTCTCACACGTGGACAGTAGAACTACGTAGAGTTCAGATagacacacaaatgaaatgacacaaatcaACTCAGGTGACTGACATATTATTAGTATTGGTTTATCTTCCAGTCAGTAGAATAAACTAAATCAGCTCATGGGAAGAAAATATTCCAATGTCATCAAAACTACCTTCACTCTTAGGTTTTTAGTAagtcaatgttttattttcacatccaGCTGAGACATAACAGTGTAATTTGTTGTcttgtttatttgaaaatgtaatttgaggACAAACCACTTTGCACCATCTCGTTTTCAAGGGGGTCTTCAGACTCAACCAGCCTCAGTCGCTCCGTAGTCGAGGAAACCCGGCGGACACCGCGTGGCGAggctcagcagcttctgtctccaGTCGGCCTCGAATAAAACCTGAGATCCACAAGACTGCTGACGTCAAAGTTATTGTGAAGAACTTTCAAATGCATTGACttgatgattttctttgtcGTACATGATatgaaactaaatatatttGGATTTGGAAGTTTTCACACAATTTATAGACGAAATTGTGAGACAAATGGCCtaaatatatagttattattagtGATTCATAGCCCTAAGATCTTATATATTTAACTTTCTTAGCTGCCCAGACTCTTAACACCACAAGATGGTGCTATCTGTCTACACAAGAGCTTACCATACCATCTCTTGATTGGTCAAACACTCATTAGCTCAACTTCTGAAATTCTCCATTTGTTTATGTGGCTGTTGCATTTCTCATGAATCTTATATGTAACATGTTTTTCTATGATGCAACATGGCCAATACATATATGATCAAACCAGTGATTTATGCTACAGCGACATCCTTCATGTCCCTGGTTACTGAATGACCAGTAAAAATGATTGATAAATATAATGTAGAATGTAGGATAATAATTCCTGCCACACTTCTCCCTCAGTTCTCAGCAGCCCCTCACAAGCACATTTTGCTGGAGTAAAAGATGACTGTGTGCTGAAAGTATGCGGTGGACTGTTTTTCGGGCTGTGGCCCTCGTCATCCTCTGAGAGAGGCTCGGAGGGTCTCGCCCACATTAATCACCCTCGGCGCGGCTTGTTAAGCTGAGATCAGGGAACCACTGGCAGCTGATGTGCAGAGAAGCAGctctgacacagaaagagaTAAACTCTGAGAGGGCAtctgaaggaaaaacaacactCGGAGCCTTTCTGTTCAGATAACTGTGTCAGATGCGAGCACAGAACGAGCTTCTGGGGTGTCAGAAAGCAGACTTCTCTGTCGTGTGACAATGAGCAGGAAATGAACACACTTCAAATGTTATCTGTGCACTTTCCTACACTCTCTTATCTGATTGCGTCAGTAAACAAACAGACGAAGTGTTTCTCCCCCGACTAAAAATCTGATAAAACCATCATCCACTAAGATGAAAGCTATCATAGCTGTGAAATTAAGCCATTTTTTTCAGCCCAGCGAAGTTATTTTCCTGCTTCGATTACGTCCCTCTGGATTTTCTCTGAGTCACAGGGACCTCGCCCGAAACAACTCACCAAGAACAACAATGACCTAGTGTGTGATGCCATTCTTGCACATTTGTGAGGCCTGCTGATGATCACATGCTGTCAAACCTGTGAGCTCAccgtttgacctctgacccaaTCATTAATGTCTGAGCAGCATCTGGCAGCCTGTGGGTTATGGGAGGAGCATGAACTGGGTCAGTATCTGAGTGATTCTGCTCGTCACTGGTCAGATAACCTTCGTTATTCAGCATAAAAGGCAGGTTTCTTTTGGTTTAATGGGAATTTGTGCCGAAACATGTAAGTCATTTGAAATCCTTTTTAACTTCCAGATTTAAAGGGTAATTGACTATTTTGGTTAACTTTATTTTGGTGATAATATTAGATGAGTACCTGAGCTGTATGTCCAAAGTGGACACAATATAGTAACTACAATCAAATGAAACTCTGGGTTTTGGACCAGTCATATAATCAAGAAATCTGAATGCTCCAACTTGATTTTGAGGAATATCGTGATGTAGATATTTATGGGGCGccgataaaaataaaataacagcaacATTGCACCATATTTagcttcaaaatgtttgtttttgaaatgataaattactttttaaatatatttatttaaaaaaaaaaaacagtgaatatGACAGACCACAAATTGCGTaaatctggtttaaaaaaatgtggctttacaaaatacaccactttttttttttctttggagcTAAATATGGTGAAATCTTGTTTTCAGCATGTACCACTTTCCAATCAGCACCCATTTTATAGACTTCtaaaattaattgattaatcgaCTAGAATGTCCCtaagtagagcacatacctcttccgaggcccaacagttcccttttAGCCTTTTGGCCATTCGCTAAGGCCACATTACGTTATCCCAGCTACACACATAACGGTTTGTCGCCCTATAGTTTACAATACAGGGGCTGAAAAAAGCCTACACATTTAAATccgctagatccagatttttatttgtatctgcaaCTAAATGTACTCACTCGTAAATATCatggttctttcttgacccttgaccttgagttttgtgtaaatctgttcagtagtttttgtgtaatcctgctgaaaaaatGAACCAACAAAATTGGCGGAGTCAACAATGAACAATAATTACTTGCGGCCATACTTATGACATCTAGAACCACCAAAAACACAACTGTATCCAACTGTAAACTGATTTAATGAATATCCAAATAAAACCGGATCACTGGTAAAGTCTAATAAGACAGTGTTACACACAAGTTCCCCCAAaccccttcacaataaaacacagaggttTTAACTGTTCAGGAGGTTAACTGTCAGAGTCTTGACATAATTAAAAGTCTGGCGCTAAAACTACAGCAGATACTTAATTTATGCATCCACGTGTTGGGTGGAAGCATTCgttgctgcatgtgtgtgcattctTCAGACCCAGCCTGTGACATGACAACCcctgaaacaggaaataataaacaTTCAGCCTAATCCTCAGGTTCTGTGGCTTTGGTCCAGATCCAGAGAATTAAAAAGCCTGAACTCTTTGAATTCCTTTATGGAATAAACTTGAGTGCTGATGAGCCTGAGGGCAttcactttaaacacacacacacacacacagatgtactgTGCATACACAGACAAATTGCACGTATGACAGAGCAGTCCCAGACCCTGACGGCCCTAATGGAACAATTAAAGTCTTAAAAAGCTCCCAGAGAGCAAGAGCATGAAATTGTCCTTCGTTTTTCAATGTTATCAGAGTCACACAGAGTTCAAATctgggaggaaacaaaacaaggctTGGCCACTGACTGAGCCGTGTTGCAGCAGTTACCGACATGCCAACATCTACACGTATGTTCCTCCAGAGACAGCGCAGGGGAGGAGTCGCGTGAGTCAAGTTCGATTggcaaacaaatgcacacaaacaaaaagacccAAGTTCTTTTTGTGCctggttctgtttcctgtttccacaaGTCAGGAACCAGCGAGGGCCTGCTGCAGCGAGCAGGGAGCCAAGGGTTTCTGTTGAAGTAGAGAATGCCGTGCAGAGTCGCTGTCGGCCGAAGTCTGGGCAGAATAGACGAAAtagaatagtgtgtgtgtgtctgtaaccCCCACAGTGATCGCCTCACCCCTCTGCTTGAGCTTCtacctccctctgctctcaggCCTCAGCCCTTTACCCCAGCTTAGCACGACGGCCTGTCTCCGAAGCTCTGATGGGTGTGTGGACTCTTGGCTGTTTGCAGGCCTTTTTTTTAGTGGAAACAcgctcacagaaacacacacagacacacacaaagacacatgcTCGCACTATACACTGTGTCCTCGAGCACAACATACCCTGGAGTTTCTTTACCTCTTCCAAACTTCGTCTTTCCACTCACTCTTTATCATCGCCTCTTTGGAAACTAGGTCAGTGTCAGTTCATGCCATTAGCTTCTGCTCCAAGTGTATGACTTtaggaacgtgtgtgtgtgcgtgtgtgtgtgtttcatgttcaGTTAGCAGCAGCCATGCTTATCTGCCACTTGGCTTAAGAACTTccttgaaaatgtttgttttcatgctctCTGTCAGTGGATTGGAAgcaagactgtgtgtgtgtgtgtgtgtgtgtgtgtgtgtgtgcgcctgtgtgtgcgtgcgtgtgtgtgacacgCCGTTGATCAGGGGGTGGGGGATTCCAGGATTGAAGCAcgaggcagcagcagacagatgtgggAGACTCGAATCAAAACGTTTCTGCTCGCCAACATCAAAAGGCGACTTTTCCTCCAGTGTTGGTCTCCTCTCGTTCTCCATTCCTCTGCCGTTCCCTCATGCTTTGGCCAACAGCTCACACGTCTCCCCAGGATTTCAAGATGAGGCCGAGATCAGAACCTGGATCTGAGCAAACACCAGGAGGGATGATTCAGTGGATCTTTGTCATGCTGGACTTTCTCTTCGTGGTCCTGGAAACCCTGGGCCTCTTTCAGCTGCTCACAAAACCCCCTAAATACTGTTTTTATCACCTTGATAATTCATGACTTTTCCCAACTTTATTAAAATTGCTCATGAACACAATTTCGACTTTGATGACAACTTTCAGAAGCTACAGAAGATCATGTATTTGATCTCTTTGAGCTCTCGGAGACACCAGCTGTTTCATATGCTTCATATCTGTGATCGGTGTTAACTGTACTTTTTATGCATGAAGTCTATTTGGACTGGTGTTATTGGAGTTTTACTGTGGACGTTTGATTCCGCTGGGCTCAAACTGACCCCAACACAACACTATGCAGAATAACGTACTGTACATTTGTTATGCCTCTGCACCAGCGACAGACAGATTTATTATGTATTCACATTGTTCGTCTGTCCCAtttgtgaacgtgatatctcaggaacccctgaagggaatttcttcaaatttggtttgATCCTGGTCACTGTGACCACACCAAAAAAACTAACAATCACCCATTTTGGGTCTTGTGAACGTAACATCTTAGGAACatcttgagggaatgtcttcaaatttggtacaaatgtttaCTCTGTCTAAAAAATTGATTTTGTTGGTCAGAcctcaaaggtcaaggtcacattgGCCTCACAAAGTTTGAGGTCTATGGAACTTGGTATCTCAAGAGTGCTTTCACGGAACTTCACCAGTTgccacttggactcaaagataaactgattagatttcagttgtcaaagtaaattttttttatgtagacTATGACTACACTAGTTGGCGGAGGCAGACAACCACAGAGCAATATTTCTAGTTTGTCTTTGAATCGCTTTTCGTCAAACAAATGGAATATATTTGTTCATTCataactcattaaaaaaaacattatttttgccATAACTTTGCTTCATGGAATCTTCTGTACTTTCTCTTCTGCAGATAAGTATCTCAGTGTTGTTTAGTCGATCAGTTGTTCCACCACTTTTGTCTGGGCTGAAACATCTGAACAACTGTATTTTGTAATATAATTTTGAAtagacattcatggttcccaaAGTACGAATCCTACTGACTTCCACTGGGCCTTGACTTTTCATACAAAGCCACCTATCGATTTCTAATCATCTATTCGGTGGATTAGCATCAAATTCGTTACATTTATGTTCCCAttcatcttctccatctttGTTAGCGACCCCTTTCTCTgtcaccctctccctcctctgttctccctTTAGCGAAGAAAGACATGATGCCGTGTAGAGGAATCACATTAACCTgtattatatactgtatgtgtctaTTTGCATGCAGTGTGTTTATGACTCTGTACATTTGTGCTGAGTGTCTCTTATACAGATGGTGGCAGCAAACCCCCGGCGGGAGGAAACTCAACAGGGAATGTTTTCCATCCCTAAGATGGTCAGA contains these protein-coding regions:
- the LOC118121798 gene encoding SHC-transforming protein 4; this translates as MLKRTKYSRLRNDSVTSPEDRPQRMPPLKRELPLDSDFAQLDPGAPPHHGLSTLRDFIPRVANIRLQSPFPLSGLRGQRNTAGDRSVDGHADRPCSGTQWGSGPEQRICSQPSLHVPFSSGQSRSHLALLCAKRPITLHRMASLPWTPGCPPCPQHRGGPCCVKTSSAADDCTVTANRAVHHNIKYMGSVEVTQSMRNLDFDTRMKVTREAISRLCERTSAKTAVKTKTSVYKGPSAVLGRMNLQFSGRRIIVTVSTDSVTLITASSSQKIAHHPMQAISFASGGEPDVVDYIAYVAKDLTNQRACHILECPQGRACELINSIGQAFENRFHQLLSHTPSLLCTDPRSAVRISNDWTEETTTEQEVKQEGEAHEHCDYYNVIPGKTPPPGGIEDLRITREESKQDADIQEVCLPRPVSLYENCSITEETPAPTRVGCEVSGQCSPLSESLIQDLIQEEGWFHGSLGRKQAESLLTCSGDFLVRESSSASGQYVLSGMEGATVRHLLLIDPHGKVRTRDQVFLSVGHLVRFHMENQTPIVSGSSELLLKQPILQRH